One genomic region from Ralstonia pseudosolanacearum encodes:
- a CDS encoding NAD(P) transhydrogenase subunit alpha has protein sequence MFIGIPLQTAEGETRVALTPETAKKLKAQGHTLRVQTGAGRRASIPDPAYEAVGCEMTDAAGALGADLVLTVRPPAPEALALMKPDAVLVGMLDPHDKDGLSRLAAARLTGFALEAAPRTTRAQSMDVLSSQANIAGYKAVMMAADRYQRFFPMLMTAAGTVKAARVVILGVGVAGLQSIATAKRLGAVVEASDVRPSVKEQVESLGAKFIDVPYESAEEKDAAEGVGGYARPMPASWLERQKAEVAKRVAQADVVISTALIPGRAAPVLITHDMVQAMKPGSLIIDIAAGKGADGVSGNCALTEAGKTVVKHGVNIVGETNLPGLVAADASALYARNVLEFLKLIVNNDGALTIDENDDIVAACLVTRGGAVLRT, from the coding sequence ATGTTCATTGGCATTCCGCTGCAAACCGCGGAGGGCGAGACACGTGTCGCCCTCACACCGGAGACGGCAAAGAAACTGAAGGCGCAAGGCCATACGCTGCGCGTGCAGACCGGCGCGGGCAGGCGCGCATCGATTCCCGATCCGGCGTATGAAGCCGTCGGCTGTGAAATGACCGACGCGGCCGGTGCGCTCGGCGCCGATCTGGTGCTGACCGTGCGCCCGCCCGCACCGGAAGCCCTCGCACTGATGAAGCCCGATGCCGTACTGGTGGGCATGCTGGACCCGCATGACAAGGACGGCCTCTCACGTCTGGCGGCGGCCCGCCTGACCGGCTTCGCACTCGAAGCCGCACCGCGCACCACGCGGGCACAGAGCATGGACGTGCTCTCTTCGCAGGCGAACATCGCCGGCTACAAGGCCGTCATGATGGCCGCGGATCGTTATCAGCGGTTCTTCCCGATGCTGATGACGGCGGCGGGCACGGTCAAGGCCGCGCGCGTGGTGATCCTCGGCGTGGGGGTGGCCGGCCTGCAGTCGATCGCCACCGCCAAGCGCCTGGGCGCGGTTGTCGAAGCGTCGGACGTCCGCCCATCGGTCAAGGAACAGGTCGAGTCGTTGGGCGCGAAGTTCATCGACGTTCCCTACGAGAGCGCCGAAGAGAAAGACGCCGCCGAAGGCGTGGGCGGTTATGCGCGCCCCATGCCGGCGTCATGGCTCGAGCGCCAGAAGGCGGAAGTCGCCAAGCGCGTGGCCCAGGCCGACGTGGTGATCTCGACCGCGCTGATACCCGGCCGCGCCGCGCCCGTGCTCATCACCCACGACATGGTCCAGGCCATGAAGCCCGGCTCGCTGATCATCGACATCGCCGCAGGCAAAGGTGCGGATGGCGTGAGCGGCAACTGCGCGCTAACGGAAGCCGGAAAAACCGTCGTCAAGCATGGCGTAAACATCGTGGGCGAAACCAACCTGCCCGGCCTGGTGGCCGCCGACGCATCGGCCCTGTACGCGCGCAACGTGCTGGAGTTCCTGAAGCTGATCGTGAACAACGATGGCGCGCTCACCATCGATGAAAACGACGACATCGTCGCCGCCTGCCTCGTGACCCGGGGCGGCGCAGTACTGAGGACATGA
- a CDS encoding 2-hydroxyacid dehydrogenase: MRPSVLVTRATFPDIANRLREHFDVTDNPSDTILSPSELIARLQGKQGVMSTGSERIDAALLDACPQLKAVCNVGVGYNNVDVAACTARGVVVSNTPDVLTQTTADFGFALMLATARRITESERFVRSGAWQKTGIHDQMLGSDIYGATLGILGMGRIGQAIARRAALGFEMQVIYHNRSPLEAETEARAHARYVDKDTLLRESDHLILVLPYSPEAHHTIGAAELARMKPTATLTNIARGGIVDDAALAQALRQGTIAAAGLDVFEGEPRLHPDLLALDTIVLTPHIGSASVNTRRAMASLTVDNLIAALGYGPQAGQPPTPVNPQVLQQ; this comes from the coding sequence ATGCGCCCTTCCGTCCTCGTCACCCGGGCGACGTTTCCCGACATTGCCAACCGCCTGCGCGAACACTTTGACGTGACGGACAACCCGTCCGACACGATCCTGAGCCCGTCGGAGCTGATCGCACGGCTGCAAGGCAAGCAGGGCGTGATGAGCACCGGCAGCGAGCGCATCGACGCGGCCCTGCTCGATGCCTGCCCCCAACTCAAGGCCGTGTGCAACGTGGGCGTGGGCTACAACAACGTCGACGTGGCCGCCTGCACGGCCCGCGGCGTGGTCGTGAGCAACACGCCCGACGTGCTCACCCAGACCACCGCCGACTTCGGCTTTGCGCTGATGCTCGCCACCGCGCGGCGCATCACCGAATCCGAACGCTTCGTCCGAAGCGGCGCCTGGCAGAAGACGGGGATCCACGACCAGATGCTCGGCAGCGACATCTACGGCGCCACGCTGGGCATCCTCGGCATGGGGCGAATCGGCCAGGCCATCGCCCGACGCGCCGCGTTGGGGTTCGAGATGCAGGTCATCTATCACAACCGCTCGCCGCTCGAGGCCGAAACCGAAGCCAGGGCGCATGCTCGTTACGTCGACAAGGACACCCTGCTGCGGGAATCCGACCATCTCATCCTGGTGCTGCCCTATTCCCCCGAGGCCCATCACACGATCGGCGCCGCCGAACTGGCCAGGATGAAACCGACCGCCACGCTGACCAACATCGCTCGCGGCGGCATCGTCGACGACGCAGCGTTGGCACAGGCACTGCGCCAGGGCACGATCGCGGCGGCCGGGCTCGACGTCTTCGAGGGCGAACCGCGCCTTCACCCCGACCTGCTGGCCCTCGACACTATCGTGCTGACACCGCACATCGGCAGCGCGTCGGTCAACACACGCCGCGCCATGGCCTCGCTGACCGTCGACAACCTGATCGCCGCGCTCGGCTACGGGCCGCAGGCCGGCCAGCCGCCGACGCCCGTGAATCCGCAAGTGCTGCAGCAATAG
- a CDS encoding NAD(P) transhydrogenase subunit alpha — MEVVSHTIVSLTTFVLAVYVGYHVVWNVTPALHTPLMAVTNAISAIVIVGAMLAAALTETVPGKVIGVLAVALAAVNVFGGFLVTRRMLEMFRKKDKKPAATNGGAK, encoded by the coding sequence ATGGAAGTGGTCTCGCACACTATTGTCAGTCTCACCACGTTCGTGCTGGCCGTGTATGTCGGCTACCACGTCGTCTGGAACGTCACGCCGGCCTTGCATACGCCGCTGATGGCGGTCACCAACGCGATCTCGGCCATCGTGATCGTCGGCGCAATGCTGGCTGCCGCCCTGACCGAGACGGTGCCAGGGAAGGTCATCGGCGTGCTGGCGGTGGCGCTCGCGGCCGTCAACGTCTTCGGGGGCTTCCTGGTCACGCGCCGGATGCTGGAGATGTTCAGGAAGAAGGATAAGAAGCCCGCGGCTACGAATGGGGGTGCCAAGTGA
- a CDS encoding gluconokinase → MLIHKVMVMGVAGCGKSTLAARLATALDAEWIEADDHTIDAGTALAAAPGNAVLACPALKRSDREQLRAAVPRLRIVYVDITLSDAIARGAARGRHRFAPSRVLSQFAILETPAGEPGVLQIPADQPVDTQVRQVLRWITEDTTRQDNDATQSEPV, encoded by the coding sequence ATGCTGATCCACAAGGTCATGGTGATGGGCGTTGCCGGCTGCGGAAAATCCACGCTGGCCGCACGCCTGGCCACCGCGCTGGATGCGGAATGGATTGAAGCCGACGACCACACGATCGATGCCGGCACCGCACTGGCTGCAGCCCCAGGCAACGCCGTACTCGCCTGCCCCGCCCTGAAGCGCAGCGACCGCGAGCAATTGCGCGCCGCCGTGCCGCGGCTTCGCATCGTGTACGTGGACATCACGCTCTCCGATGCCATCGCACGGGGGGCCGCACGCGGGCGACACCGGTTTGCACCGAGCCGGGTGCTGAGCCAGTTCGCCATCCTGGAAACGCCGGCCGGCGAGCCCGGCGTCCTTCAGATTCCGGCCGACCAGCCGGTCGACACACAGGTCCGGCAGGTGCTGCGCTGGATCACCGAAGACACCACGAGGCAGGACAATGACGCCACCCAATCTGAACCTGTTTGA
- a CDS encoding acetyl-CoA carboxylase biotin carboxyl carrier protein, translating to MDLSQIKQLIDAMASSDLAEMSFSHQGWVLRLVRHPSAGQRGDDAACLPERVPPAPTLTHDQPVLPVPPAPPVSAAPQRRELLAPLFGVVHLQPAPGEAVFVQPGQAVQAGQTVCVIEAMKVFNAVVAESDATVAAVLVESGAEVEAGQPLIRFA from the coding sequence ATGGACCTCTCGCAGATCAAGCAGCTCATCGATGCCATGGCGTCCTCGGACCTTGCCGAGATGAGCTTCAGCCATCAGGGGTGGGTTCTGAGGCTCGTGCGGCATCCGTCGGCCGGGCAGCGCGGCGACGACGCGGCGTGCTTGCCGGAGCGTGTGCCGCCGGCGCCAACGCTTACGCACGATCAGCCTGTGCTACCAGTGCCACCGGCACCGCCGGTTTCCGCCGCGCCGCAGCGGCGCGAGTTGCTGGCCCCGCTGTTCGGGGTCGTGCACCTGCAGCCGGCACCGGGCGAGGCGGTCTTCGTGCAGCCGGGCCAGGCCGTCCAGGCCGGCCAGACCGTGTGCGTGATCGAAGCGATGAAGGTCTTCAACGCGGTCGTGGCGGAAAGCGACGCCACCGTGGCGGCCGTGCTGGTCGAGTCCGGGGCGGAAGTCGAGGCCGGACAGCCGTTGATCCGATTTGCGTGA
- a CDS encoding L-idonate 5-dehydrogenase: MDALVIHAANDLRIEDIDTPEVQPNQLRVQVRFGGICGSDLHYYNHGGFGTVRVKEPMVLGHEVAGRVEETGPGVHRHAKGDRVAISPSRPCGQCHYCQQGLQNHCLDMRYYGSAMRTPHVQGAFRREIVIDESQAHRLADTLSDQEGAMAEPLSVALHAVRRAGPLLGKRVLVTGCGPIGALIVVAARRAGAAEIIVTDMGAYPLKAAVAVGADVTINVAEQPDGLKPYTTDKGQIDVLFEASGNERALRGAIDALRPRGIIVQVGLGGEMTLPLNAIVAKELELRGAFRFHEEFAMAVELLNKGLVDVKPLISATVPYRNAAHAFALAGDRTQAMKVLLDFQ; encoded by the coding sequence ATGGACGCTCTCGTCATTCACGCCGCCAACGACCTGCGCATCGAAGACATCGACACCCCCGAGGTGCAGCCCAATCAACTGCGCGTGCAGGTGCGCTTTGGCGGCATCTGCGGCTCCGACTTGCACTATTACAACCACGGCGGCTTCGGCACCGTGCGCGTCAAGGAACCGATGGTGCTGGGCCACGAGGTGGCGGGCCGCGTAGAAGAAACCGGCCCCGGCGTGCACCGGCATGCCAAGGGCGATCGGGTCGCCATCAGCCCGAGCCGGCCCTGCGGCCAGTGCCACTATTGCCAGCAAGGCCTGCAGAACCATTGCCTGGACATGCGCTACTACGGCAGTGCCATGCGCACGCCCCACGTGCAAGGCGCGTTCCGCCGGGAGATCGTCATCGACGAAAGCCAGGCCCATCGCCTTGCCGACACCCTCAGCGACCAGGAAGGGGCAATGGCTGAGCCGTTGTCCGTGGCGCTGCATGCCGTGCGCCGCGCCGGCCCGCTGCTGGGCAAGCGCGTGCTGGTGACCGGCTGCGGCCCGATCGGCGCCTTGATCGTGGTGGCGGCGCGGCGCGCGGGGGCCGCCGAGATCATCGTCACGGACATGGGTGCCTATCCGCTGAAGGCCGCCGTCGCGGTGGGCGCCGACGTCACGATCAACGTCGCGGAACAGCCCGACGGGCTCAAGCCGTACACCACCGACAAGGGGCAGATCGACGTGTTGTTCGAGGCCAGCGGCAACGAGCGCGCGCTGCGTGGCGCCATCGATGCGCTGCGCCCGCGCGGCATCATCGTGCAGGTGGGGCTGGGCGGCGAGATGACGCTGCCCCTCAACGCCATCGTCGCCAAGGAACTCGAGCTGCGGGGCGCCTTCCGCTTTCACGAAGAGTTCGCCATGGCGGTCGAGCTGCTGAACAAAGGCCTGGTCGACGTCAAGCCGCTGATTTCCGCGACCGTGCCCTACCGCAATGCGGCCCATGCGTTCGCGCTTGCAGGCGACCGCACACAGGCGATGAAAGTCCTGCTGGATTTTCAATGA
- a CDS encoding glucose 1-dehydrogenase — protein sequence MTPPNLNLFDLSGRTALITGASSGIGFALAGGLARAGARVVLNARGQEKLAHAADSLRAQGADVHTAAFDVTQCTAVAEGIARVEAELGPIDILVNNAGMQRRAPLEQFETAQWHELMKTNVDSVFLVGQAVARYMIPRGRGKIINICSVQSELGRPGIAPYTASKGAVKMLTKGMAIDWGPHGLQVNGLGPGYFKTELTQALVANAEFTAWLVGRTPSRRWGDVEELAGAAIFLASKASDFVNGHILYVDGGVTATL from the coding sequence ATGACGCCACCCAATCTGAACCTGTTTGACCTGAGCGGCCGCACGGCCTTGATCACCGGTGCCAGCAGCGGCATCGGGTTCGCACTGGCCGGAGGGTTGGCCCGTGCCGGCGCCCGTGTGGTCCTGAACGCCCGCGGGCAGGAAAAGCTCGCGCACGCCGCCGACAGCCTGCGCGCGCAAGGCGCCGACGTCCACACGGCCGCGTTCGATGTGACCCAATGCACGGCCGTGGCTGAGGGCATCGCCCGGGTGGAAGCCGAGCTCGGCCCCATCGACATCCTGGTCAACAACGCCGGCATGCAACGTCGCGCGCCATTGGAGCAGTTCGAGACGGCGCAATGGCACGAGCTGATGAAGACCAACGTCGACAGCGTCTTCCTGGTCGGACAGGCGGTGGCCCGCTACATGATCCCGCGTGGGCGCGGCAAGATCATCAACATCTGCTCGGTGCAGAGCGAACTCGGACGCCCCGGGATCGCGCCTTACACGGCCAGCAAGGGTGCCGTGAAGATGCTCACGAAAGGCATGGCGATCGACTGGGGCCCGCACGGCCTGCAGGTCAACGGCCTGGGCCCGGGCTACTTCAAGACGGAGTTGACGCAGGCGCTGGTCGCCAACGCCGAGTTCACCGCCTGGCTCGTGGGCCGCACGCCATCGCGCCGCTGGGGCGATGTCGAAGAGCTCGCCGGTGCGGCCATCTTCCTGGCAAGCAAGGCCTCCGACTTCGTCAACGGCCACATTCTCTATGTTGACGGCGGCGTGACCGCCACCCTGTAA
- a CDS encoding RraA family protein yields MSTYKAIRKIASAPQADAALIAALRALPVAAISDNMHRNMGTGSLQPFHKPVATTMAGTAVTARSRGGDNLTYLRALEFCRPGDVLVIDAGGDLQNAVVGGILTYYAARIGVVGVVIDGAVRDVAELRERAFPVYARGVTHRGPYKDGPGEINVPVSVGGMIVHPGDVVVGDQDGLLAIPPADVPLLIDKARAVLAAEAETMRAMQEDRWDRSFIDALEARCNN; encoded by the coding sequence ATGAGCACCTACAAAGCCATCCGCAAAATTGCCTCCGCCCCGCAGGCGGACGCCGCCCTGATTGCCGCCCTGCGCGCGCTTCCGGTTGCCGCCATCAGCGACAACATGCACCGCAACATGGGCACGGGCAGCCTGCAGCCCTTCCACAAACCGGTCGCGACCACCATGGCCGGCACCGCCGTGACGGCGCGTTCGCGCGGCGGCGACAACCTGACCTACCTGCGCGCGCTCGAGTTCTGCCGGCCCGGCGATGTGCTCGTGATCGATGCGGGCGGTGACCTGCAGAACGCCGTGGTCGGCGGCATCCTCACCTACTATGCCGCCCGCATCGGCGTGGTGGGTGTGGTGATCGACGGTGCCGTGCGCGATGTGGCCGAGTTGCGGGAGCGCGCGTTCCCGGTCTACGCGCGCGGCGTGACGCATCGCGGTCCGTACAAGGACGGCCCCGGCGAGATCAACGTGCCGGTCTCGGTCGGCGGCATGATCGTGCACCCCGGCGACGTCGTGGTAGGCGACCAAGATGGCCTGCTTGCCATCCCGCCCGCGGATGTGCCGCTGCTGATCGACAAGGCGCGAGCCGTGCTCGCCGCCGAAGCCGAAACGATGCGCGCCATGCAGGAAGACCGCTGGGATCGCAGCTTCATCGATGCGCTGGAAGCCCGGTGCAATAACTGA
- a CDS encoding porin, with amino-acid sequence MKRSLMTVAVLGTISATAHAQSSVTLYGLIDVGIRYNTHQNAAGDSKIGMGNGGLLSGSRWGLMGNEDLGGGNKAFFQLESGFTPGTGSTQQSTPSGNARLFGRTAAVGLSSQTYGEIALGRQYTLVHEMAYTHDIYALSNYVGTVGFQGAGLTGGGRLDNTVRYTSPSFGGFTFKGAYTFGETAGDTKHNASPAVAASYDNGPLSVGAAFQIINNIGGLTPATTAYGSTYFGITIPDSTQKVFTVGATYKLGANKLYASYIYSNVYPAGYRNDSFSVAVSYPLTPALELKLPVYVDRLKHAGQSGTRITGGPLLDYSLSKRTEVYAGVDYTRLNGAWKTLAGTSGFTLPISGRNSVFEATVGLRHKF; translated from the coding sequence ATGAAAAGATCGCTTATGACGGTCGCCGTTCTGGGAACCATCTCTGCCACGGCACACGCGCAAAGCAGTGTCACGCTGTACGGCCTCATCGATGTCGGCATTCGCTACAACACACATCAGAATGCCGCGGGCGACAGCAAGATCGGCATGGGCAACGGCGGCCTGCTGTCAGGTAGCCGTTGGGGTCTGATGGGCAATGAAGACCTGGGCGGTGGCAACAAGGCGTTCTTCCAGCTGGAGTCCGGCTTCACCCCCGGCACGGGCAGCACGCAGCAATCCACGCCGTCCGGCAACGCCCGCCTGTTCGGCCGAACCGCGGCCGTGGGGCTTTCGTCGCAGACCTATGGCGAGATCGCGCTGGGCCGCCAGTACACGCTGGTCCACGAGATGGCGTACACGCACGACATCTACGCGCTGTCGAACTATGTCGGCACCGTGGGCTTCCAGGGTGCGGGCCTGACCGGCGGCGGTCGACTCGACAACACCGTGCGCTATACCTCGCCGAGCTTCGGTGGCTTCACCTTCAAGGGTGCCTACACCTTTGGCGAAACAGCGGGCGACACCAAGCACAACGCGTCTCCGGCGGTGGCGGCGTCTTATGACAATGGCCCGCTCAGCGTCGGCGCAGCGTTCCAGATCATCAACAACATCGGTGGACTGACGCCGGCAACGACGGCCTACGGCAGCACGTATTTCGGCATCACGATTCCGGACAGCACGCAGAAGGTGTTCACCGTGGGTGCCACATACAAGCTGGGCGCGAACAAGCTGTATGCGTCCTACATCTACAGCAACGTCTACCCGGCGGGCTATCGGAACGACTCGTTCTCCGTCGCGGTGAGCTATCCGCTCACGCCAGCGCTTGAGCTAAAGCTGCCCGTCTATGTAGACCGGCTCAAGCATGCCGGACAGAGCGGCACGCGCATTACCGGCGGCCCGCTGCTCGACTACAGCCTGAGCAAGCGCACGGAGGTCTATGCAGGCGTCGACTACACGAGGCTCAACGGCGCATGGAAAACGCTGGCCGGTACGTCAGGGTTCACGCTGCCGATCAGCGGGCGCAATTCCGTGTTTGAGGCCACCGTTGGCCTCCGGCACAAGTTCTGA
- a CDS encoding aspartate transaminase produces the protein MTTSRIAARVRRIKPSPSTSAADRANELRRQGKSIVNLVVGEPDFDTPQHIRQAAVQAIERGATRYTLMAGTVELRQAIVDKMARENDLQYAMNEIIATNGAKSAIYSALAITLEAADEVLIPAPYWVSYPDMVLACDGTPITLPCPEHDGFKLTPARLEAAITARTRWLILNSPSNPTGASYTLDEYRALADVLARHPHVLVMTDDIYEHIRFDTVRTPHLLNAAPELRDRTLVINGVSKTYAMTGWRLGWVAGPRDLIQALDTFLSQSAGNCCSISQAAAAAALNGDQRFVTESVAVYKQRRDATLARLNAIPGLTCRSPDGAFYLYVNCAGLIGKKTPEGKPLDTDTDVVMYLLEREGVAIVAGTAYGLSPYFRMSIATALETLEEGCRRIERAVLALA, from the coding sequence GTGACCACGTCCCGCATTGCCGCCCGCGTCAGGCGCATCAAACCTTCGCCCAGCACGTCCGCCGCGGACCGCGCGAACGAACTGCGCCGTCAAGGCAAGTCCATCGTGAACCTCGTGGTCGGCGAGCCCGACTTCGACACGCCGCAGCACATCCGCCAGGCCGCCGTGCAGGCCATCGAACGCGGCGCGACGCGCTACACGCTGATGGCGGGCACGGTGGAACTGCGCCAGGCCATCGTCGACAAGATGGCGCGCGAGAACGACCTGCAATACGCGATGAACGAGATCATCGCCACCAACGGCGCCAAGAGCGCGATCTACAGCGCGCTGGCGATCACGCTCGAAGCCGCGGACGAGGTGCTGATCCCGGCGCCGTACTGGGTCTCCTACCCCGACATGGTGCTGGCATGCGACGGCACGCCCATCACGCTGCCCTGCCCCGAACACGACGGCTTCAAGCTGACACCGGCGCGCCTGGAAGCGGCCATCACCGCACGCACGCGGTGGCTCATCCTCAACTCGCCGAGCAACCCGACCGGCGCGAGCTATACGCTCGATGAGTACCGTGCGCTGGCCGATGTCCTGGCCCGGCACCCCCACGTGCTGGTCATGACGGACGACATCTACGAGCACATCCGCTTCGATACGGTGCGCACGCCGCACCTTCTCAATGCAGCCCCGGAGCTGCGCGACCGCACGCTGGTCATCAATGGCGTTTCCAAGACCTACGCCATGACGGGCTGGCGCCTGGGCTGGGTGGCCGGCCCGCGCGATCTGATCCAGGCGCTCGATACGTTCCTCTCGCAATCGGCGGGCAACTGCTGCTCGATCAGCCAGGCCGCCGCCGCCGCCGCGCTCAACGGTGACCAGCGCTTCGTGACCGAGAGCGTCGCCGTCTACAAGCAACGCCGCGATGCCACGCTGGCCCGCCTCAACGCAATCCCCGGGCTCACCTGCCGCTCGCCGGACGGAGCGTTCTACCTCTACGTGAACTGCGCCGGCCTGATCGGCAAGAAAACGCCCGAAGGCAAACCGCTCGATACCGACACCGACGTCGTCATGTACCTGCTCGAGCGTGAAGGCGTGGCCATCGTCGCCGGCACGGCTTATGGCCTGTCGCCCTACTTCCGCATGTCGATCGCCACCGCGCTGGAAACGCTTGAAGAAGGCTGCCGCCGCATCGAGCGCGCAGTCCTCGCCCTGGCCTGA
- a CDS encoding NAD(P)(+) transhydrogenase (Re/Si-specific) subunit beta has translation MSLDVVTLLYLVASVFFIQALKGLSHPTTSIRGNRFGMAGMTIAVLTTATLILKLSAGNALGLGYVLLGLVIGGGIGAFMARRVEMTKMPELVAFMHSMIGLAAVFIAMAAVGEPYAFGIAAKGAPIPTGNRLELFLGAAIGAITFSGSVIAFGKLSGRYKFRLFQGAPVQFAGQHLLNLVLGLATIGLGIAFMATENWSAFGAMLALAFLMGVLIIIPIGGADMPVVVSMLNSYSGWAAAGIGFSLNNSMLIIAGSLVGSSGAILSYIMCRAMNRSFFNVILGGFGSAASDAQTGAVQQRSVKSGSADDAAFILGNAETVVIVPGYGLAVARAQHAVKELAEKLTHKGITVKYAIHPVAGRMPGHMNVLLAEAEVPYDQVFEMEDINSEFGQADVAIVLGANDVVNPAAQQKGSPIYGMPILEAYKAKTIIVNKRSMASGYAGLDNELFYLDKTMMVFGDAKKIVEDMGKAME, from the coding sequence ATCAGCCTGGACGTGGTGACCCTGCTGTACCTGGTAGCCAGCGTGTTCTTCATCCAGGCCCTCAAGGGCCTGAGCCATCCGACGACGTCGATTCGCGGCAACCGGTTCGGCATGGCCGGCATGACCATTGCCGTACTCACCACCGCCACCTTGATCCTCAAGCTCTCCGCGGGCAACGCACTCGGCCTCGGCTACGTGCTGCTCGGACTGGTGATCGGCGGCGGTATCGGTGCCTTCATGGCCCGGCGCGTCGAGATGACCAAGATGCCCGAGCTGGTGGCCTTCATGCATAGCATGATCGGGCTTGCCGCCGTGTTCATTGCCATGGCCGCGGTGGGCGAACCCTACGCCTTCGGCATTGCCGCCAAGGGCGCGCCGATTCCGACCGGCAATCGACTCGAACTCTTTCTCGGGGCGGCGATTGGCGCGATCACGTTCTCGGGGTCGGTCATTGCCTTCGGCAAGCTCTCCGGCCGGTACAAGTTCCGTCTGTTCCAAGGCGCGCCGGTGCAGTTCGCGGGCCAGCACCTGCTCAACCTCGTCCTGGGCCTGGCGACCATCGGTCTGGGCATCGCCTTCATGGCCACGGAAAACTGGTCAGCCTTTGGCGCGATGCTCGCACTGGCCTTCCTGATGGGCGTGCTGATCATCATCCCGATCGGCGGCGCCGACATGCCGGTCGTCGTGTCGATGCTCAACAGCTATTCGGGCTGGGCGGCCGCGGGCATCGGCTTCAGCCTCAACAACAGCATGCTGATCATCGCGGGTTCGCTAGTGGGCAGTTCGGGCGCGATCCTGAGCTACATCATGTGCCGCGCGATGAATCGCTCGTTCTTCAACGTGATCCTGGGCGGCTTCGGTAGCGCGGCAAGCGATGCGCAAACCGGCGCGGTCCAGCAACGCAGCGTCAAGAGCGGCAGCGCCGACGATGCAGCGTTCATCCTCGGCAATGCCGAGACGGTCGTAATCGTGCCGGGCTATGGCCTGGCGGTTGCCCGCGCCCAACACGCCGTCAAGGAACTGGCCGAGAAGCTCACCCACAAGGGGATCACCGTGAAGTACGCCATCCACCCTGTAGCGGGCCGCATGCCTGGGCATATGAACGTGCTACTGGCTGAAGCCGAAGTGCCCTACGACCAGGTCTTCGAGATGGAAGACATCAACAGTGAATTCGGCCAGGCCGACGTGGCGATTGTGCTCGGTGCCAATGATGTGGTGAACCCCGCAGCCCAGCAGAAAGGCAGCCCAATCTACGGCATGCCGATCCTGGAGGCGTACAAGGCGAAGACCATCATCGTGAACAAGCGCTCGATGGCCTCCGGTTACGCGGGCCTGGATAACGAGCTGTTCTATCTGGACAAGACCATGATGGTGTTCGGCGACGCCAAGAAGATCGTCGAAGACATGGGCAAGGCGATGGAATGA
- the nac gene encoding nitrogen assimilation transcriptional regulator NAC codes for MNFRRLRYFVKIVDVGSVTQAADLLHVAQPSLSQQMATLEGEVRQQLLLRTKQGVVPTEAGKVLYRHAQAILRQVDQAKLEMKAAGQGLSGAVSVGLAPGTAASALALPLLRAVRARHPGIVLYLNETYGSTLSELIMNGRMDMAVLYGGKTVVHGLSFLPLLREPLYVVGPSSMPAPPDEVPLAMLGEIDLYLARPYNVVRRLVDDAFGAIGMVPKVSAEIESAGTLKAIVADGLGATILPASMAREVATSCDAWQCRIVDPVIEAPLALCQSGHQPLSEPAQAIKEILLELVAGLSGNLLPCDVPEHHEVS; via the coding sequence TTGAACTTCAGGCGATTGCGGTACTTCGTAAAGATTGTCGATGTCGGCAGCGTGACGCAGGCGGCCGATCTGCTGCACGTTGCGCAGCCATCGCTGAGCCAGCAGATGGCCACGCTCGAAGGCGAGGTGCGGCAGCAATTGCTGCTGCGCACCAAGCAGGGCGTGGTGCCGACCGAAGCGGGCAAGGTGCTGTACCGGCATGCCCAGGCGATCTTGCGCCAGGTGGATCAGGCCAAGCTCGAGATGAAGGCGGCCGGGCAGGGCCTGTCGGGCGCGGTGTCGGTCGGGCTGGCGCCGGGCACGGCCGCATCGGCGCTGGCGCTGCCGTTGCTGCGCGCGGTGCGGGCGCGGCACCCGGGGATCGTGTTGTACCTGAACGAGACCTATGGCAGCACGCTATCGGAACTGATCATGAACGGGCGCATGGACATGGCCGTGCTCTATGGCGGCAAGACGGTCGTGCACGGGCTTTCGTTCCTGCCGCTGCTGCGCGAGCCGCTCTACGTGGTCGGCCCGAGCAGCATGCCGGCGCCACCGGACGAGGTGCCGCTGGCCATGCTGGGCGAGATCGACCTGTACCTCGCGCGCCCATACAACGTGGTGCGCCGGCTTGTCGACGACGCGTTCGGTGCCATCGGCATGGTGCCGAAGGTGTCGGCGGAGATCGAATCGGCCGGCACGCTCAAGGCCATCGTGGCCGACGGCCTGGGCGCGACCATCCTGCCCGCATCGATGGCCAGGGAAGTGGCGACGTCCTGCGACGCCTGGCAGTGCCGCATCGTCGATCCGGTGATCGAGGCACCGCTCGCGTTGTGCCAGTCCGGGCATCAGCCGTTGTCCGAGCCGGCCCAGGCCATCAAGGAAATCCTGCTCGAGCTGGTGGCCGGGCTGTCGGGCAATCTGCTGCCGTGCGACGTGCCGGAGCACCACGAGGTGTCATAA